Proteins from a genomic interval of Sparus aurata chromosome 21, fSpaAur1.1, whole genome shotgun sequence:
- the LOC115571977 gene encoding LOW QUALITY PROTEIN: uncharacterized protein LOC115571977 (The sequence of the model RefSeq protein was modified relative to this genomic sequence to represent the inferred CDS: deleted 1 base in 1 codon) yields the protein MDDRNQLLSTAQVNMSDTSVLHCPTVPLSNGLQIPIFGLGTSHFGGYSHDAIVYALTECGVRHIDTAKRYGCEEKLGQALRESGIPRRDLWVTDKLWPGDYGYEAAKKSCIDSCSQMGVKYFDLFLMHWPGSMRPGCSNREVRAETWRALEELYEEGVCHAIGVSNFLVHHLEQLKEDCSVVPHVNQVEYHPFQQPNKLKEYCQQEGIVFEGYSPLAKGQVLSDPTVLQIAEKYRRTPAQICIRWSIQNGVVTIPKSVKEKRIKENCQVFGFQLEELDMATLGSLHDERHVTWDPTDVE from the exons GTTGCTCAGCACTGCTCAGGTGAACATGTCTGACACGTCAGTGCTGCATTGTCCCACAGTCCCACTTTCCAATGGTCTGCAGATTCCAATATTTGGATTAG GCACATCACATTTTGGCGGATACTCTCATGATGCCATTGTGTATGCTCTTACTGAGTGTGGCGTGCGCCACATTGACACAGCAAAGCGCTATGGCTGTGAGGAGAAACTGGGTCAAGCTCTC AGAGAAAGTGGAATACCTCGAAGGGATCTATGGGTCACTGACAAACTCTGGCCAGGGGACTACGGGTATGAGGCTGCAAAGAAGTCCTGCATCGACTCCTGCTCACAGATGGGGGTTAAATATTTTG ATCTGTTCCTGATGCACTGGCCGGGGTCAATGCGACCCGGCTGCTCCAACAGGGAGGTGAGAGCTGAGACCTGGAGAGCTTTGGAGGAACTTTACGAAGAAG GGGTGTGCCATGCTATTGGAGTGAGCAACTTTCTGGTCCATCACCTGGAACAGTTAAAGGAGGACTGCAGTGTTGTGCCACATGTGAACCAG GTGGAGTACCATCCTTTCCAGCAGCCCAACAAGCTGAAGGAGTACTGTCAGCAGGAGGGAATCGTGTTTGAAGGGTACAGTCCTCTGGCCAAGGGTCAGGTCTTAAGTGACCCGACTGTTCTCCAGATAGCAGAAAAGTACAGACGCACACCGGCTCAGATCTGCATCCGCTGGAGTATTCAG AATGGAGTTGTCACGATACCGAAATCCGTCAAAGAGAAGAGGATAAAAGAAAACTGTCAA GTGTTTGGGTTCCAGCTGGAGGAGTTGGACATGGCCACTTTGGGGAGTTTACATGATGAAAGACATGTGACATGGGATCCAACAGACGTGGAGTAA